Below is a window of Jonesiaceae bacterium BS-20 DNA.
TCCGTAATACTCGTGCTGGTGTTCTTCTTGGGCACACTAGTGCGGTCTCCTTGGGATGGTGCGATTGAAAACTCGAAGACACCCCTAGTGGCAACTGCGGTTGTTCACGAACGTGAGTTTGAGCAGGCTGAAGAACTCGTTCGTGGACGCGTTGAACTGGGTACCGAGGTGCAAATAGTTCCCGATCCGGTAGTCCAAGAGCGTGCAGTGGTGACCGCATTGATGGTTGAACCGGGGCAGTCAGTTACATCAGGAGATCTCTTAGCAAAAATATCTGGCCAGCCGATGTTCCTGTTAACAATGGATTTTCCGTTGTACCGCACAATTACAGGTGGTGACCACGGGGATGATGTGTTTCAGATTCAGCAAGAGTTGAAGCGGCTGGGTTTGTATTCAGGGCCCGTCGATGGGGTCTATGGAATAGGTACTGCGGATGCAGTTGGACAGTTATATAGGCGCAACAAACTAGAAGTCCCAAGTGCGAGTATCGAGGCCTTGGAAGCGGTGCGTGGGGCCGAACAAGTATTAGCGGATCTTCAGAAAGAACAATCTGAAAATCTGCCCTCAAGTGAGTCGGCAGCCAAGAGTGCAAAAGGCACTCACAGCAACCGTAGTAATGCAGTTGAGTATGCGAAACGCGATTTGGAGCATGCGAAACTTCAAGCAATCACCCCACTACGGATGGAACATTTTTGGGCAACGTCTTCGTTGTATGCAACCGTAGTCAAAACTGCGGATGTGGGTTCGATTCTGATCGATGCTGAGCAACCTTTGGTAACGATTCGAGCGGGTGAAGTAAAACTGACTACTCGGGTTCCGGTGTCAATGACGGAATCCTACGGCCTGGGTGCACAAGCACGAGCTGTCATGGCCACAGATCCTGCCGTGACATGGGGGGTAGTGGTTGTTGATGTCGGTGAATTTGTGACCGAGTCTGATGAGTTTGATAGTCGACCCGGCAGGAATGTGACCTTTCAGTTCGAGCAGATTGAGGGGTTGACCAAGGAAACAGAAGTTGTGGTTGAGCCTTTAGACTCCTTGGAATCAGAAGTTGGCCTTGCAGTTCCTCTGACGGCCTTGCGGGAAGGGAACGGCGCAACTTACGTGAATGTGATAGCAAATCAATCCGAACTAACCAAACCTACGCAGGTTCCGGTATCCGTGCTAACCGTTGCTGATGGATTTGCACACGTTACATCGGAGACACTAATGGTTGGTGACACCGTAATTGTTGGTGGTAAATAGTGGTACTGAACGCAAGACAAATCACCAAGATCTATAACGAAGTACCACCAGTGCACGCATTAATGGATGTGAATATCGATATTCGTGCTGGTGAACGTGTTGTGGTGCTGGGAAAATCAGGATCAGGCAAATCAACGTTTCTGAATATTGTTGGCTTATTGGATAAAGCGACTTCCGGAAGTTTGCATTTCCTCGGTCAGGATGTCAGTCGGCTTTCGAAACGGGCAATGGACCG
It encodes the following:
- a CDS encoding peptidoglycan-binding domain-containing protein; the encoded protein is MGAAPENKNNIENPRKRWIAIWLIVCSVILVLVFFLGTLVRSPWDGAIENSKTPLVATAVVHEREFEQAEELVRGRVELGTEVQIVPDPVVQERAVVTALMVEPGQSVTSGDLLAKISGQPMFLLTMDFPLYRTITGGDHGDDVFQIQQELKRLGLYSGPVDGVYGIGTADAVGQLYRRNKLEVPSASIEALEAVRGAEQVLADLQKEQSENLPSSESAAKSAKGTHSNRSNAVEYAKRDLEHAKLQAITPLRMEHFWATSSLYATVVKTADVGSILIDAEQPLVTIRAGEVKLTTRVPVSMTESYGLGAQARAVMATDPAVTWGVVVVDVGEFVTESDEFDSRPGRNVTFQFEQIEGLTKETEVVVEPLDSLESEVGLAVPLTALREGNGATYVNVIANQSELTKPTQVPVSVLTVADGFAHVTSETLMVGDTVIVGGK